From one Mobula birostris isolate sMobBir1 chromosome 18, sMobBir1.hap1, whole genome shotgun sequence genomic stretch:
- the ghitm gene encoding growth hormone-inducible transmembrane protein: MLVARFACLKNLPALSLRPALTQQNPAWSHNLKTSQWLLLPKQNYATKSRVAVRRAKTMREKMKEAMFSPSLETAAKFDNTGRLFIAGGAALGLGALCYYGLGMSNEIGAIEKAVIWPQYVKERIHSTYMYFSGSVGLTALSAVAISRSPAIMNLMMRSSFLAIGATFAAMIGAGMLVRSLPYEKGLNAKHLAWMLHAGVMGAVVAPVTLLGGPLLIRAAWYTAGIVGGLSTVAMCAPSEKFLNMGGPLAVGLGLVFASSLGSMFLPPTSVFGAGLYSVAVYGGLVLFGMFLLYDTQKVIKRAEMYPAYGVQKFDPINACMGIYVDTLNIFIRVATILSSSGANRRK, from the exons ATGTTGGTGGCAAGATTTGCCTGTCTGAAGAACTTACCAGCACTGAGCCTGCGACCTGCCCTCACTCAGCAAAATCCAGCTTGGAGTCATAATCTAAAGACTAGTCAATGGCTTTTGCTACCCAAACAG AATTATGCCACCAAGTCACGTGTTGCTGTGCGACGAGCAAAAACAATGCGAGAGAAGATGAAGGAAGCAATGTTCAGCCCATCACTGGAGACTGCAGCCAAAT TTGATAACACTGGAAGATTGTTCATAGCTGGAGGAGCAGCTCTTGGCCTCGGGGCACTTTGTTACTATGGACTGGGAATGTCCAATGAGATTGGAGCCATTGAAAAAGCTGT CATCTGGCCACAGTATGTAAAAGAGAGGATTCATTCCACCTACATGTACTTTTCAGGAAGTGTGGGGTTAACAGCACTCTCAGCTGTGGCAATCAGTAGGTCACCAGCGATCATGAATCTGATGATGAGGAGTTCATTTTTG GCAATAGGAGCAACTTTTGCAGCTATGATCGGAGCAGGAATGTTGGTGAGATCTCTACCTTATGAGAAAGGACTGAATGCTAAGCACCTAGCCTGGATGTTACATGCAG GAGTGATGGGAGCAGTGGTTGCTCCTGTGACCCTTCTTGGTGGGCCTCTGCTGATCAGAGCAGCGTGGTACACAGCAGGTATTGTGGGAGGTCTCTCCACTGTTGCTATGTGTGCCCCAAGTGAGAAGTTCCTGAACATGGGTGGACCATTGGCTGTTGGACTGGGCTTAGTGTTTGCTTCCTCTTTAG gctccatgttcctgcctcccACCTCTGTATTTGGTGCTGGTTTATATTCTGTAGCTGTCTATGGAGGGTTAGTGCTTTTTGGAATGTTCCTGCTATACGATACCCAGAAGGTGATCAAACGAGCAGAGATGTACCCGGCTTATGGCGTTCAGAAATTTGATCCCATCAATGC ATGCATGGGGATTTACGTGGATACATTAAACATCTTCATCCGAGTAGCAACTATACTGTCAAGTAGTGGCGCAAACAGAAGGAAGTAA